Within Dictyostelium discoideum AX4 chromosome 4 chromosome, whole genome shotgun sequence, the genomic segment tgaattacctttaaaagaaagtaagattttttatttcaccAACATTCcccaaaaaaattattctaatcacaaaaaaaaaaaaaaaaaaaaatttaaaaattgatagaGCAAGCAATAGATACTTTATTACAAATATatggtttaaatttaataaacggTGATTATTGTGGTTCACCCCAATATTTTGTGTGTAATTTTGAAAACACAACGATTACAGAAAtgtatttatcaatttttaattttaaataatttaataccCATCATccctaatttttttttttttttttttttttttatttctttcaaTAGTTCATTAAGtggtaatgaaattaataaaactattttcCCAGATGGAGTAATTggtaattttagttttataaataaagtaaaattatcaaattcaaatatctCAAATGCTTTTTTTAGTGAATTACAAACCACaagaaattttcaatttgataattgttttattccAAAATTTCCAACATTCCTCCCCTATGTCCAAGTATTATATATGAATGatgtattttttaatggtaatataaattattcatcattttcagCTATCGGtaatttgtaattattattattattattattaatattattatttattaaaattattgttttagattcctaacatttttttttaattttttattatttttttttttaaaaaaaaagtacatTGATTTATTCTTCAGGTGATTTAATGACagattatcaattgattgatgATTCACCActttattttgttatttcaaacattaaaatcgtattaaataatattatagaTTTTCAGTATTCACttcaaaaaatgtaaatatttaattattataaataacaaCTATTTTATTccttttttaactttttttttttttttttttttttttttttttaaataaaaaagagaaatttatttaggaaaatattttaataatagtgatagtTTTAGAAATATGAGCTTCACTGGTGGCCCAATTTTCATTAGTGATTTGTACTATAATAAACCTATcgaaattacaaatttaattggtcaaagtgtaatattaaattttgctAATGTCCAGTTTAGTTTACCGGATAATAGCTACATGGATTTTACTTTCCATTTGGTTAGTTCTttgtttgtattattattttattatggttattttgtttttaaattttttttttttatttttttttttactaataataaaaccacATCAGAATTTTTACTAATTGCTCAGGattaacaaattcaaatggtgatttaatgataaaaataggAAGTGTTAAAActttgtaattattattattttattattattattattattattattattattattattattattattattattattattattattatttttaatattaatttttttttttttttttttttttttagaacaATAACCAATtcgaaattaaaaaagatacctccattttcattttataaaacTTTATCTTCATTGGAtattagtaaaaataatattataggTCAGATACCTGAATTATATGAACCAATGAATGCATCACAAATAATTGGTATTAATTTAAGtggaaataaaataagtggtgaattaaatcaaaatcattgttatcacaatttaaatatatccAATAACCAATTAACAGGTAAACTTCCAATGTGTTTTATATGTCAATTAAATGATCCACTATTAAGATATAGAATAAAtggaaataattttgaaaattatattagtaatagtgaaaataattttccaaTTTGTTCAGGCATATCATTTATTGGGGATGCTTTGATAGAAGTTGGAACAActaattcatttattaatggAACTAATTTAGGATGGGAATCTATATATTATAGTATTCCAGGACAAATATTAAGTGATCCATTgggattatttttttcagtGGAGATTccaaataaagttttaagaATTTCAGAtccaaaaaaattattcccAATTGATAAAGCAATTGTGAATTTCGCAATTCCAAATATAAATGTTACAATGCATTTTAAATACTCTGAACCAAAAGTATATGCTATTACAGTGTATCCATATTATAATCttggttatttatttttaattaatggtgCTTCATTTCCATCCCAAAATAGCACTTCCTCAAGAGTTTCTGTAAAATTTGACAATTTTGATTGTGAACCAACAATAGTTGCCGGTATTGTTATTGAATGTATTGTATATAAATCTCAGTTAGCTGAAAAAATCTATACAGTATCGATAACCAATGAACAAACTAGAAAAACTGGTTTttctaaatataaatttgaaagaGTTTATCCTTTTGTTTATGCATATAGCTCACCAACGAaaattggtggtgttgtaACATTTTTTGGAAGTTATGGGTCAGTCTTTACCAATGCAACtattaaaattggaaaaGGTACATGtgaaattatcaatataaaCTCAACAGTAATTACATGTAACCTAGCAGGAGCTAATTCAATTGGTCCAAGTCCTGCAAATGTTAGTATAACAATTAATCAAGTTAATTGGTTTGtaaatgattatttcatttataatGAAGATAATATATGTCCAGGAACACCAGAATGTAGTGGCAATGGTATTTGTTTTAGTGGTTATTGTGCATGTTCAAATGGTTATTCTGGTATTAAATGTGATAAAAGTAAgtagtttatttaattaataattaataaataattaatataataataataaaaataaatattaatttttatttatttatttaatagtttttacAGGCGATATAGAGGTTAAAAAGAATGATACTTTAACAGAAATGATAAAGAATGGTTATTCATTTGGTTTTTCAATTAGAGATATTAGAGAAATTGATTTCGATGGTAAAACAGTTAGACAACATAATTTCACAAGTTGGACATTAACACCAGATTCAACGATTATGAAATGGACTtatgtaaataaatttgaaaattcaatcatttcaTATACAGTAGAACAAATTACAGGTGCACCAAAGAATTATACATTTGCAGGTGAACAATTTACACTTCAACCTggttctttaaaattatcagcAAACATTTCAAATTGGGAATATTTAGGATCACTAAATACTCTACAACTTCAAATTCATTCTTCAGTTAAAGCTCAACAAGAGAATGAATGTGAACAAAAATCtgaaattcaatcaaatggtaatggtgtatcattaaattatattactattcaaaaagataaaaatgtATTCAGTGGTAGATTCATAGATAAGGTGGTTTCAGATGGTAGACCTACCTTTTCAAAAGTTTCAATCTCTGAACAAACTGAAGATTCAATCACAGTTTCAATATCATTACCTTATTGTAAAGAATGTTTAATTGATCCTGATTTCTCTGTAATGATCAATCCAAATCCAATATTTAATCCATGTGACAATGATCAACCTTCTAATTTAAAATGGATTATACCTGTTAGTGTAATATTAGGTTTGTTAGGTTTGTTTGCTATTTTTGTAATAGTTTTCTTTTTAGCACGTGATCGTATTTATATCTCTAAAAAAGGtggaattattttattaaaaaaacaaaaaaaaacatcaacataaaataaataaataattttttaaattaaatttgaattaaatacaatttattgattttattataataaataaaaatcttttttttttttttttttgtggatATCACGATTGTTGatctttataaaatttttttataataattaaattaaaaaatcctttttttattttatttttttttttatttgcagtgtttataaaaaatctttttttgttatGGAATTATCAAGagaacaatttttttattttttttttatttttttattttttttatttgtgtttgaaaattcaaaatggAAAAGTCAgtagaaattttatttttatttttatttttatttttattttttttttttagtccatttttttttttttttaaaaaagatttttttttttttttttttattttcattttctgcagtaataataaaatcaaataaaaaaaaatataaaatgagagtattattatcattagttgtaattttattcattataaATTCAGCCTTTGCTGTAAAGATTAATATTGGTCGTCCAACCAAATCACATAAAACTATCCATCACGAAACTTGGGTAGAAGAACAAACTGATCAATTCGATAATATTAAAGTTGGCCAATTATTAGGTTTCAAGAGAAGTCCAAACAGACCAAAACTTCAAATTAAATCTTATGATCCATTAGGAGTTCAAATTCCAACTTCTTTCAATGCTCAAACCAACTGGCCAAATTGTACTACCATTAGTCAGATTCAAAATCAAGCAAGATGTGGTTCTTGGtatgttttttcatttatttttattttataaaaaaacaacaacaaaaaatatatatgctaatatttatttacatttaaaaaaaatattttagttGGGCTTTTGGTGCTACAGAATCAGCTACTGATCGTTTATGTATTcacaataatgaaaatgttcAATTAAGTTTTATGGATATGGTTACTTGTGATGAAACTGATAACGGTTGTGAAGGTGGTGATGCCTTCTCTGCATGGAATTGGTTAAGAAAGCAAGGTGCTGTATCAGAAGAATGTCTTCCATATACAATTCCAACTTGTCCACCAGCTCAACAACCATGTTTAAATTTTGTCAACACTCCATCATGTACTAAAGAGTGTCAATCAAATTCCTCTTTAATTTATTCTCAAGACAAACATAAAATGGCTAAAATTTATTCTTTCGACTCTGATGAAGCAATCATGCAAGAAATTGTTACTAATGGTCCAGTCGAAGCTTGTTTCACTGTCTTTGAAGATTTCCTTGCTTACAAATCTGGTGTTTACGTCCACACAACTGGTAAAGATTTAGGTGGTCACTGTGTTAAACTCGTTGGTTTCGGTACCTTAAATGGTGTTGATTACTATGCCGCTAACAACCAATGGACAACTTCATGGGGTGATAATGGAACTTTCTTAATCAAACGTGGTGATTGCGGTATCTCTGATGACGTTGTTGCTGGTTTaccataaataaaaataagttttaaacattttgtaattttaatttttttcttttttcttcttttttattgtattagcattggaatttttttttttttttttttttttttttgactttaaaaaaaagaatatattcATGGATAATTTgaaagaaatattattttggaaagtGTTTCATAATAAACCATTAAGGAATTTGATTTTCTATCATATTCAAATAACAGAATGGGTAGAATATACAGATCCAATACaaattaaaccaaataatagattgaaatttaaagaaataacttcattaaaatttttattaatgaataaactatacaaattattaaaatgtaaATTAGAACATGATGAATATATTGAAATTGGGGTAAAATcagtttcattattatttgaaaaaattgaaaattcaacaacaacagaatCAATAACAgaatcaaaaacaacaacaacagtaaTAGAagaagaataataataataaaaataaaaaagatgaaaagtTAAATTCAAATCTTAAGAAATTgccaattaaaatatttaattcatttaaaagtttaaaaacaaaaaaagaattattaaatttaaaaatactttCTTCATCTGGAATATCAGAGAAAGAATCTTTTAATCAATATTATAGTAAAGAGTTTAGTATTGATATTGAATATGAAGagttattattacaaatctattataaatattataaatataatgaagCAAAGgataatattgattatagtattaataaaattgtaaatagtGATAGTAACACCGATAAATTAAGAGAACTTCAAAAGTTGGTTATTATATCAACATTACTCAGTCCATTATATcaagattattttttaaagtataGCGAGATTTAGAAGATTTTCACACTTTAAAACATGGAGTTGCGTCACCAATTGGCATTGATGCTAGTTCAAAGTTTATTACTCTTTACAAATACTTTTCAATATATGAAGGTAATGAAATTCTATTAGAAgagattaaaaatttaataagtTCTAAAAATGTCAAATATTTCCCATTGATAGATTATATTGAATCAGATAGTGGCCACCAGGTgatattttggtttttaaagatacattaataattgattggATAATAGAGTATAATTCACatataaagaattttttagCTCTATTCTCAGAATCATAGATTTCAATCAATCCAAGTACTAGAGTATTTTGTTAGCTATAAATCAAAGGATAATCTTTATGGATTTACTTTAGAAAACTCAagtttatttacatttatcaATGCAATTTCTCAATGCAATATAGAGGAGTTACAATTTATTGATAGTTTAAATAGTAAATTATGTGGTGTTCCAAATGATCATAAATTCTTATCAACAAATTGTTCATTTCAACAACACCATGATTTACTAGTATACTTAAATTTAACTGGTTTCCATAGTTTTTCAAAACTAAATTTTACAAAGATTTGTAAAGagtttttagaaattaatcaactagaatttaaaaaagtaaatttagAAGGGTTTtctatttttgaaataaatgaaatttttactATTGCCTTGAAAAACTTggatttcaaatttttacaTTTGATGGTAAATTGCATGGatccaaattatttttctGTAGATTTTCCGTATGGTTTAGAATCTACACCaagaataatttttaataaacagggtgaaatttatcaaatagtTGGTGATTGTATTacttcaataataaaattaatggaaatgtttataaataaatttattgagatactaaataacaataataataacaatggtaatcaacaaaaaaaaaagaaaaaacccTTTCAAATTCACATTtggtataattttaaatttatattatcaatcTACCAGTCATTtggatcatcatcat encodes:
- the ctsB gene encoding cathepsin B precursor; translated protein: MRVLLSLVVILFIINSAFAVKINIGRPTKSHKTIHHETWVEEQTDQFDNIKVGQLLGFKRSPNRPKLQIKSYDPLGVQIPTSFNAQTNWPNCTTISQIQNQARCGSCWAFGATESATDRLCIHNNENVQLSFMDMVTCDETDNGCEGGDAFSAWNWLRKQGAVSEECLPYTIPTCPPAQQPCLNFVNTPSCTKECQSNSSLIYSQDKHKMAKIYSFDSDEAIMQEIVTNGPVEACFTVFEDFLAYKSGVYVHTTGKDLGGHCVKLVGFGTLNGVDYYAANNQWTTSWGDNGTFLIKRGDCGISDDVVAGLP
- a CDS encoding hypothetical protein (Similar to Mus musculus (Mouse). tenascin C), which codes for MKFGTFFLFLFLFISISSCELPLKEKQAIDTLLQIYGLNLINGDYCGSPQYFVCNFENTTITEISLSGNEINKTIFPDGVIGNFSFINKVKLSNSNISNAFFSELQTTRNFQFDNCFIPKFPTFLPYVQVLYMNDVFFNGNINYSSFSAIGNFTLIYSSGDLMTDYQLIDDSPLYFVISNIKIVLNNIIDFQYSLQKIEIYLGKYFNNSDSFRNMSFTGGPIFISDLYYNKPIEITNLIGQSVILNFANVQFSLPDNSYMDFTFHLVSSLIFTNCSGLTNSNGDLMIKIGSVKTLTITNSKLKKIPPFSFYKTLSSLDISKNNIIGQIPELYEPMNASQIIGINLSGNKISGELNQNHCYHNLNISNNQLTGKLPMCFICQLNDPLLRYRINGNNFENYISNSENNFPICSGISFIGDALIEVGTTNSFINGTNLGWESIYYSIPGQILSDPLGLFFSVEIPNKVLRISDPKKLFPIDKAIVNFAIPNINVTMHFKYSEPKVYAITVYPYYNLGYLFLINGASFPSQNSTSSRVSVKFDNFDCEPTIVAGIVIECIVYKSQLAEKIYTVSITNEQTRKTGFSKYKFERVYPFVYAYSSPTKIGGVVTFFGSYGSVFTNATIKIGKGTCEIININSTVITCNLAGANSIGPSPANVSITINQVNWFVNDYFIYNEDNICPGTPECSGNGICFSGYCACSNGYSGIKCDKIFTGDIEVKKNDTLTEMIKNGYSFGFSIRDIREIDFDGKTVRQHNFTSWTLTPDSTIMKWTYVNKFENSIISYTVEQITGAPKNYTFAGEQFTLQPGSLKLSANISNWEYLGSLNTLQLQIHSSVKAQQENECEQKSEIQSNGNGVSLNYITIQKDKNVFSGRFIDKVVSDGRPTFSKVSISEQTEDSITVSISLPYCKECLIDPDFSVMINPNPIFNPCDNDQPSNLKWIIPVSVILGLLGLFAIFVIVFFLARDRIYISKKGGIILLKKQKKTST